The stretch of DNA AATAGCATTAACGGAGTGAACCTACATAGCACTTTGGTCCTCAAGTTTATGTAGGTTCGTCAATCGATATTTAAGCCATTTCAACATACTCCCCCCCGCATTTTTAGGTTGTTTTGGTCTTCAAGCAAATCGACTGCCGCTTTAAATCAATAGAATGTAACAGTGCCATTAATCAGCAAATAACCTAACTCCAAAACCAATATTGCGCAGTACTTCCCATGGTATTGCCAATGAAAACAAACTCGCGAACCTAATAAAGACTGCAAATGACAATAAGCGCTAGACGTAGCCTTAGCAGTCGATAGATGCAATTGCTTAGCACTTCTGCTTTGCAGTGGCTTAAATTGAAAAGTCTGAGGCGCTATGAATGGGTCAAATACTTAATATAATTGGAATAAGATGCTAGAATCAGCCCACTAAATATAGCCGCAATTAGCGTTAATATAGATAAACGTGAGTAAGCTTAGAGAGTGTAACGAGTGCAACAGTCGGTACCAAAGACATTTAGCCAAACAGCCCGTCGCTTATTGTCGATATCATTCGGTATTGTATTAAGCGCAACCTTAATGACGGCACTCTATGTCGGCTGGAATTATCAGCGCTTAACTATCAAGCTGGCTAATCATTTTTTACAACCTTACCAAATGCAAATTGAACAACTTAGCGTTAAGCCGCTGACATTCACGCATTGGCAAGTGCCATTTGTTTCCTTGACGGTCAATAATAGCAATATTGAGATTACAGAGCTGGATATTGTCCTTGGGCAAGACGCTGCCTTTTGGGCATTAAGCGTTGCCGATTTACGCTCGCTTTCAGCCAAAAGCCTCAAGGTACAACTAGACCCAGGCGTGTTACGTCATTCAGCAACACCCAATAATGACTCAGGGCCCACAATGGCGCTCGACTTTACAGCCTTGCCCGAAATACAAATAGGACAAACACAGTTCACTATCAAAGGAGTTACAGCCGCTAAACTCAATATGGCTTTAGAACACCTGACGCTTGATCAAAATGGTCATTTTAGCAGTGAAATTAGTCATAACCAGCATTCAGTTCTTGCTCTGAAAGCACAACTATCATCTTCGGAGTGGCGCGCCACTACGCGTCTCGATTTGACTCAACTACAGGTATTTAGCGCTGATATTCGTGCCGCTGAAACTGCTTTATTTCCATCATTTAGTGATACCAATGCTGATGCGAATACTGACACCCAACAAGACAGCAGCTTACTTGCCCCCTTATATGCCCTGCAAACCGCAATTCAAGCGCAGCGAATTGAACTCAATGCAACGTTAGATTCAACCATCACATTGGCAATAAAATCGGGGCAGTTACAATCAAAGCATCGGTTAAGTCAGCTACAAATAAGACTGAATGCGTTAGCCGGGTTACAACTTACTCCAACTCTAATGGTAAACGACAGTAATCATGCTCTCTCTGCCAAAAAAATCACGTCGCGAGCACCGTTAAAACAGCGGGGGCAACTGGCATTCAACATCGACGGGCACCTTGCCGATTTGCAACTGACCTTGCAGCCTTTTGAGTTACCGATAGCATTGAACAAGCAACTTTTGGCGACAAGTCATAAAAGTGCAGTTCCCCATCAGCTAGCCATTTTATTAAACCACCTTGATGATGCTCCTCTAGAGGCCGCACTGGCTCATCTATATCAAGTCTTGTCATCAAATAGTGGTACAAGTCCGTCTAAAATAGGCCCTGTATTACGCATCAAAGTGGCATCGCCGCTGGTTTACCAGCTTAACGATAAGGCTTTATCGTTGCCTACGTTGTCAGTTGCGATTGAAAATACCAAACTAGCCGCTGTGGCTCTTTTTCAAGATATTGACTACGAATCACAATCCACATTAGCAAATACTCCCACAGCGCAGCAGGGTGACTATCAATTGGCTTTTGGGTGGCAACTACAGGCGAGCCATCAACAAAATATAACCATTAATACGCTGTGGCCAACGTTAGCAAAGTTACCTTACAAAGTTGCAATCGACAATGCTTCCCTTGCGCTACAGGGGCAATTTTCAGCGATAAAAAAACAGGGCAAGTCGGCATATAAAGTCAGCGTCCTACCTCAAGCTTCTCAGCTAACTCAAGGGATAACGCTCTCGCCGAACAACGTTAATCTTGATAATCAGCATGATCCCTTGCTCACCGCGAATATTGCTGAAACCCAGTTATTGTGGGATTCTGCTGCTGAATACCGTTTTGCAAACGGACAAACCCACATTTCCATACCAACATTGCATTACCACGTTAACAGCGCTGAACTAAGCCAAAAAAATAATGATGAACAGCAAATTGATTATCAACTGTTTATCGACACAATAGACATAGCGCTAAATGCGCCAATCTCTTTGTCGTTGGACTCGAACAACTCACACCCTTTTATCACCCAATTAATGCGGCAGAAACAGATCAACCAACTTCACTTATCGATAGAAAACCTAGTACTAGATAAATCGGCTCTAGCGTTGAAATCAAAAAAATCAGCTAAGATAAAAAAAGCACGCCCACTAACAAAACAAACGTTATTGCATTTAAAGCAAGTTGAACTAAGCCAGCAACTTGATCTGGATTCTGGCCAACTCAGTACCGATGAGACTTGGCTGATAAATGGCTTAGATCTGTCGAGTCAACACCATTATCTTCCATTAAAGAGCACTCTTAGCCAGTTCCAATTAGAGGGGGATTGGCAAATTAATAGTGATTTTGAACCTATTATTGCCTTTTTTAGCCAGAGTAATTCATTACCTGAATCAATTGACCTTAACGGAAATGCAGCGCTAAACATGCATTACCGATTAAACAGCAACAAAGACACCAGCTTCGCTCTGACCCTAGAACCCAATGTTACCGATATTGAAGGCAGCTTCGCGAATTTGCCCTTCGAAGGCGGTAATATGAAGACCCAATGTCAATATGACTGGCAACAAGTTCAAGCCAAAAACAGCACTAGCAGCTTTAGTTGTGATGATATAAAACTGTCATTACTGGCTTTCAATCCAGGCGTGTTAATGACAGACATTGAGGCAAAAGCGGCCGTCTCTTTTAGCACTGATTCCAACCAGCCTACAGCAGAGTCAAACAGTAGTAGCCAACATAAGCTGGCTTTACCTGCTGAGCTACTCGGTATTAAACAGGCATCTATCAGCCTCACGGCGAAGGGGGACTTACTTAATGGTCAGTTACTTATTCCCCAATTTCAATTGAATTTAAAGCAGCCTTCATCTGCTTATTTTGTTTTACAACATATTGATCTTGAGGAACTACTCGCGGTTCAACCTCAGGTTGGTGTTTACGCTGATGGTATTTTTGATGCCGTACTGCCTGTCACGCTTGAAAACGGCCACGCTGCCATCGCTGGAGGGCAGATAGCAGCGAGAGCGCCCGGTGGACTCATCGCGGTCAGTGGCAACCCTGCTGTTGATCAAATGCGCTTGAGTCAGCCCTATCTTGAATTCGCCTTTTCAGCATTAGAACACTTAGCTTATTCAGAGTTATCCAGCAGTTTTGATATGGACTCTCTGGGCAATGCCATACTCAAAGTTAATGTCAAAGGCCAAAGCCGCGGCATTGAACGCCCTATCCACTTGAACTATTCTCAAGAAGAGAACATGTTACAGTTACTTAAAAGTTTGCAAATTGGTAATAATTTGCAAAACCAGATTGAAAATTCAATACAGCAATAAAACGATTGGCGTAAAAGGTAAATCTGTTTAATCTAGATGACATCAAGCCAAGGATTATTTACTCTACCCTTTTATTATGAAGTAAGGATAAGTCATTGAAGATATTTAATATCCCTAAATCGACTCTGAGCATACTCATTGCAACCTATGCCTTAGTCGGCTGCAGTCCTACGGTTAAAATTGAGCCTCCAGATAAACCCATCGTCATTAATCTCAATGTCAAAATAGAACATGAAATTAAAATTAAAATCGACAAAGAACTCGATGAGTTACTCGCCGATGATGAACTTTTTTAACCTAAGGATAAAAAGGAGTAATCAATGAAATCTAAAATATTAGTACTGTTTGCTAGCCTATTACTTAGCTTCAATGCCTTGGCTATTTCGCTGCAAGATGCAAAAGCACAGGGATTCGTAGGTGAGCAAACAAATGGTTACTTAGGGCTTGTAAAAGAGACCTCTGATGCTAAAACCTTGGTCAGTTCAATTAACGCCAAGCGTAAGTCTCACTATCAAAAAATAGCCAAAAAGAACAGTATTTCTGTGAATGATGTTGCTAAACTCGCGGCGGAAAAAGCCATTAAAGCGACTAAAAAAGGCCAATACATTCAAAATACGCGCGGCAAATGGATCAAAAAATAACTAATCCCCGCCCGTTTTAGTTAAAGCTAAGACTCGATTTGGAATTAAAAAAGCCCGTATTACACGGGCTTTTTTTGTTGCATCATGTGCCTAAAAGTAAGCGTTATTCATCTGTAGCATTATGAGGTGCTGCACTCACCAAAGGTTTATTCACATCGTCATTATCCGGTACTGTTGCTTTGACACGACCATCTTCAGTGTTAAGCCAGGTAATAAACAATTCATACCAAATAGCCAATACAACCGCCCCGAGGAATAGTCCGATAATACCTGCGCTGATCATGCCTCCAATAGCACCAATTAAAATAACGGGCATAGGCACATCAACTCCACGTCCCATCAACATCGGCTTCAAAAAGCTGTCAGACACACCCGCGATGAGCACCCAAACGGTAAATATGGTTGCAGGTGTAGAGTCTTGAGTTGAAAAGACATAAAAAATTAACGGTAACACCACCAATAACGGCGGAAGCTGTGCAATTCCAAGAATAAAGATAATAAAAGTAAATAAACCTGCAGCAGGAATACTAAAAGTGAATAACGCAGAGCCAATCAGTACCGCTTGTATAAATGCAACCCCCACAACGCCTAGCAACACGCTCCGAATCGTCGCAGCGGTTAAACTGGTCCACTCCTCACCATGTTTGCCAACAACTTTTACAGCAACGGTGCTTACTGCAGCAGCTGATTTTTCAGCATGGGCCATAAAGCCGCCCGCTATCGCTAAGGAGATCACAGACATCACCAGTGTGCCGACTCCACTGCCTAATACTCCCGCCATGGTGCCAACAGTTGATTTAATTTGCGGTAGAAAATGAATAACGGCTTTTTCAAGGTTTGTCGAAAATAGCGCCCATGCATCATATAACTTATCACCAATTAAGGGGATATCAGCAACCCTCTGAGTGGGGCCAGGGATCTTAATCTCTCCAGACTGCAACACATTAATTGTATGACTTATTCCGTCAATCAATGAACTAGAAACAATCACAAACGGCGCTATAAGCAAAGTGATTCCAGCTAAAGCTAGTATGGTTGCCGCTAGACCACGTCGTCCTTTAAGTGCTTTTTCTAATTTGTTTGTCAAAGGCATCAATGCCACTGCGATAATCGCCCCCCAAAGCACAGGGATAACAAATGGTTTTATAATATCGTAAGTCCACACTATCAAGATAAATAGCAAGCCTATACGGATAGCGGATTCCATCATGTTGCTAACGAACAATTTACTTTGATTATGCTGCATCGGGTTTTCCATATTAAGGTTCCTGTTCTGTCTCTTTTTGAGCCAATCCAGCACTCACTAAACTCGCAACAACAATTGCCATATAAAACACACCGGCAATTGCCTCCATATAAACCACTACCTGAGCGAAAGGCGTATTGGGGCTAATATCGCCATAGCCTAAAGTGGTTAATGTTACAAAACTAAAGTAGGCCATTTTAGAAAAATTTTGCCCCCAAGGTATCTGTTCAACCCCCGTAAAAGCATCAGGTGAAAAAGCTAATACGAGTAAATAGATCAAAGCCCACTGTAGACCAAGCAGTAAAAATAGTGCAATCGAACCAACAACTTTATTGGTATCGACTGAACCAGAGAATAATATTTGCTTTGAAATAGAGCTAAACGTGCCCCAAAAAAAGGCAAACATAAGCACTAGCATGAGCAAATCTAGATGAGGAACAACGACAAACCTTTTAACCAATATGGCTGCAACCCAAACCACAATCAGCGTTTGCATAAAGTGTTTCCAACTTTTATCAACACCCAGGCTAACGACACACACTAAGAAAGTGACCCCGATAATACCTTCCAGAATAGACTCAAGCATTCCATCAGCAACAGTACGTACAAGTGATGCACTCAATAAAAGCACAACCAGCGCTGCGGTCATGTAGTAAAAGTTATTATGCTTATTAATTTTGCGCTCAAGCACGCTAAAAACTCCCTAAATACATTGTTATGACTGACCTTATCAAACTCCCTATTAAACATCGCACAAAATTCACATAGGTCAATGTTTAATCTGACATAATCAGGCCGTTAATCGGAAAAGTACCATTAAAAATTGAAAACCACTGGCTTAGCCAAACAAAGCACCTAAAAATAAAATCCTGTAGCAAAAAGAGAAGTCCATCTGAGATGCTAGGTCGAGATATAACGACAAGAGTATGACTTATGAGCACGCAGCGTGAGCAAGCAACAGGAAAACTTAACGGCTAAGTGAGCCCATTGATTGGCCGTTAGCATATGTTGTCCAATCAACGGCACGATTGATAATCGAGCCAATCGTAAAATAACCGAGTAATAAATTAAAACTATGGGACTTTGATTGATAGTGAATAAACTAGAAAATAAGAGGCAGTACTTAGGCATGGCATTGCTAAACGTTAGCGCCGTAAATGTCATCCCCACCCGGTAAAAAGCACTGCATTGTTATAACCTAATAACTTTAATCAGTTAGATCTGTTGTTAAAGTGCTATTTATTTTGCTTTTCATTTTACTCAAGTCACTGTAAAATAATAGACTTTCAGCAAAATCTAAAACTCTAGGAGTACCAGATTCATGCAAAGCTTGATAATAGAACTCTTCTGCAGAGGCTGGGTTGCCAAAAGATTCAGATAATTTTGCCCGCAAAATAAAGGTCATTATGGTGTTATGAGTGTGGGGGATTTTATTCAGGTACTGCACTGCTTCAATCGGTAAGTCTTTTGAAAGTGCGTGTAACGCCAGTGCTTCGTATACTTTAAAAGAAGCAGGCTCTGCGATTAGATCAGCAATAACTAGCTCAAACTCATTATTAAGGGCCTTTATTTCATCGAGTGCTAAGTTAGACTTATCAAGGTAGGCTATCGTCATTTGGTAGATATAACTCATCGATATCAAATAGTGATTACTAGGTTCAATATCCAGTGCTTTTTGCAAAATTAAAACGGAATCAAACTGATTTTTCGAACTATGCAATGCGCCAATGGCTTCTAGCGAGTAAGCTAATGCTTGTGGATCATTGGGCATTGCAGCCAGCACTTGGTCAATATCCGCATTAGCAATATCGATATTAAATGCATCTAAAATATCGTCTAACATAACCTTAATACTGTGTTTTAAATGATTTTCACTGATAGGGTACTTTCTATCTAAATGCTGATAATTGGAGATTTTATTAAGATATTCGACGTTAACATAGTCAATTCCATTTTCATTAGTGACGATAAAAGACACCACTTTTGCCGCCATCGCTTCATCTTGAGCGTTAAAGGAAACACGATAATTAACATTATATTTAAGGTATTCAATGACCTTAAATATAATACCGTTCTGCAAGTTAGCATTTACAAGTTGATTATCGATTGATGCCTGAATAAATCGTGGCTCTAACGCAATATATTGACTTGTCTGAGTCGGCACAGGCTTAACCATTGACGGGCTAAGATAAAAAACCAAAGCAGCAGTTAATGCAATAACGCCCCCGACAGAGGCGACAATGGTTGACAGTCTAAACTCAAATTTTTTATCTTTACCAAGCTTCATCTGCGTTGCTATTGCGTCGTTTGTTTCAGCTTCAATTGATGCTGCTTGCAATGGCAAAGCCGTCGCAACAGCATCTGAGGCTACAGATCCCGTCGTTGTACCGCTTGCAGTCTCTTGTAATGCTAATAATGGCTTAAATGGCGCTGAAATAGTTTCAACGTCAATATCAAGCTTGTAGCCTCTTTTGGGCACAGTGATGATATAACCTTGAAGGTGTAGGTTATTGGTTTTAAGTATTTTTCGTAATTCGAATATGGCTTGGGTGATGACTTGGTCGGTAAGAATTGATCCCTTCCAAACGTGATCGATAATTTCATCACGACTTAAGGTCGCTTTAGGATTCTGACATAGAAAAAGTAGCAAATTGGATAAGCGATTGTCGATTAATATCTCTTGCTCATCGAGGATAAGTTTATTTTCGTGAGGAATAAAAAACCAATTATCTATCCTATAACTTTGCTTTGTCATTTAGCGTCCTAGCATGTTCTCTCTATAGGCTTATACTAGGCTGTTTTGAACAAATATCAATAACCTAGCCCCCTCGCACTGCTCCATATTCAAACTGAAGCAGTTTAGGGGACTCTATACTCAGAGTGTTAGCTTATGGGCTAAAAAGATATTTGCTAGCCAATACCTTTGATAAAGACCACTTCGTTGCCTTTATCAACGACATCTACCTTGCCCGCTTCAATCAGCTTAGTTTCAACTACAATGGACTGTTTGCCCTCAACTTTGGGTTGCCCTGTCGCAGCATCTATAATAATCGCCGCCCCCACGACAGCGCCAAAGGCGGCCCATGGATTGGCTTGATAACCTGGCGTTACCACTACGCTATGGTGTTTATTAACCACAACGGTGTTGCTGTTACCACAATAACGACTTCCGTTGACCCAACGGCAAGCAGCAAAACTTGATGAGCTAAAGGTAACCAGTAATAAAGTAAGTATGATGGTTTTTTTCATGATGTTTCCATTACGATTTAATTTAAAAATTTACAATAAAATCAATCTCAATAAATAGATGACTTTTTAAAATGAGTTAAAGGCTATATTCAGTGACTTTGGCGATATACTCACTAAAACCTTGATAATATTTATCACCTTTTAACAGTGTTGTAGAAAAATATGTTGGTTCATCATTCTTCAGATGTTTCTCAACATTGTCAGTTAGGTTCTTCAGTCCATTAACGCTATATATATAGTAGGATTTAGTTTCATACAATCCCATTTCAACAGCTTCTTTATCAGTCACTCTCTTTATTAATACGTACTCAGACATATATTCGGTAGCTTCGGTGATATCTTCAAAAGAATCGGACACAGTAGCCACATATATGTTGTTATTAATTTCAACTTGCTCAAGCTGATTCATCTCTTTATTAAAGATAGTCAAATCATGTTTGTTATTATTAAGGCTTGCTGCTGACGAAGATAAAGAGACAAAAGCGAGTAAAGCAATTGATGCTGAACGGATAACTTTTTGATTCATAATACTAGAGTTATTAATAAGTGTTTTCATGGTAATTCCTAAAAGTGAATAACTAACCCTTGTTAGCTTGGGAAGAATTTTAGGCCATTGAGCGTACGATACATCAAGCAAGTATAAACAATACATAAAACTTGAATTTTATATATCAAGTTACTGTATATAAAGGACTTAACCAACAGGCATGGTCATCATACAGATGCAGTAATATTTTTCTTTACGTAGATTCCACATGACCAACAATCAATCAATATATCTTTTATGAAACCGTTATTTTTTGCTTATTTCTTTATCTGATAACAGCGTTAACCTAGCGTCAAGTTATGAGTCTATTGATTAATAGATGCGTTATCGACACCCTTTATATAAGCGAGAACACAATGTCTAAGAAAGCTACCCTTATCAGTGCAGCATCTATGCTCACTATTATTGTTGTTGTATTTGGTTTTAACTCATTTAAACAACATATGATTAAAGCTAAACTTGCAGCCTACAAGCCAGCTCCAGCTGCGGTAACCTCTTTCACTGTAAAAAGTAATGACTGGAAGCAAAATATTGCTGCAGTTGGTCATATTACAGCCGACCAACAAGTTAATATTACTCCACAACTATCAGGGCAAATACGCAGTATATCCTTTAGCTCTGGCGACATAGTAAAGCAAGGCAGCGTGTTACTTCAATTAGACGACCGACTATTACAAGCTAATGCAAAAACAAGCATTGCTAATTTAAAATTATCGCAAATAGAATATAAGCGTCAATTAAAATTACTAAAAACTCACAGCACATCGCAAGATTCCGTTGATACTGCTGCAGCAACGCTAGCAACAAGCCAAGCAGACGTCGAATATATTAAAACGCAAATAGATTTTATGCAGGTTAAAGCACCATTCTCTGGCCGAGTCGGCATTAGACAAGTGAATAAAGGAGACTTTATTCAGCCAGGAACGACCGTGGTCGAGCTACAAAATTTGGACGAGCAATATATCGACTTTTCAATACCTGAAATACAGCTCGCCAATGTTGCTTTGGGTCAAACAGTGACCTTCAGCACCGATACCTATAAAGGTCAGAATTTCGTGGCTCGCATTTCGGCTATCCAACCTTCAGTCGATAGCCAATCACATAACTTGGATATCCGTGCAAAAGTAGATCAGAGCGAGAATACCAAGAAGGTTTCATTTATCTCAGGTATGTATATCGAAGCCAGTATTGATACTGCAATTGAGATAGCTGTCATCCCAGTACCCAATATCGCGGTGACTTATTCACTTTATGGTGATGCGGTATATGTATTAAAAGCGGGCTCGAAAATCGTCAGTAAAGAGAATGATAAGTTATTTGAATACAAGGTTGAGCGACGATCAGTAACAACCGGTGGCGAACGAAACGGTCTAGTCGGTGTGACATCAGGACTAAAAGCCGGAGAGCTAATCATTACATCCAATACACAGTCTTTAAAAGATGGAGCGCAGGTACTAGTAAACAACAGCCGCCCATTCACTCAAACAGCATCAACGACTGCTAACAAAGGCGAGAAATAATAAGATGAAATTTACCGACCTATTTATTAAGCGCCCAGTGCTGGCTACAGTATTAAGCCTGATGTTACTCGTGTTAGGCCTTAAAGCCTTTGGCATGATGCAAGTAAGACAATACCCAGAGCTAGAAACGGGTGTTATTACCATTACCACTCAATACCCAGGTGCCAGTGCATCAAGTGTACAAGGTTATGTCACTCAGCCATTGCAAGCGCAAATAGCGCAAACGGCAGGTATTGACTATATGACTTCAGACAGTAGCTTGGGCAAATCACTTATCACAGTATATTTAAAACTAGATTACCCGTCAGATAAAGCACTAACAGAGATACTGTCATTGGTACAACAAGTTAAGTACCGTCTGCCTGCAGGCGTATTGGACCCTAGTATTTTAAAATCGACGTCACAATCACCGATCCTTTATTTGTCATTTTCCAGTGACACATTAGCGACCGAGCAGATCTCTGATTACATTAGCCGTGTCGTTAAGCCGACTATCTCAACCGTCAGCGGCGTATCGAAAACAGATATCCTAGGTCAGCGTGATTTTGCGATGCGAATTTGGTTAAATCCAACCAAAATGGCTGCCTTTGGGATCACAGCTGCTGATGTACAGAATGCTATTAAAGGCAACAATGCGGTAAGTGCTGCAGGTAAAGTGAAAGACCAGTTTATAGAAGTCGATATTAATGCGCATACTGACGCATCGTCTGTCGCTGAATTTAAGCACATAGCATTAAAAGCGAGTGATGGTCGCCTGATCCATATGGAAGATGTTGCAACAGTAGAGCTAGGTGCCAATAGTTATGATTCAGTGGTTAACTTTAATGGTAAGCCAGCCGTACTGACTGCAATAAGCAACACATCGAACTCAAATCCACTGACTGTGGCTGCCGATGTTTATACTGTTTTACCGAGCATTATTGATAGTTTGCCTGCTGGAATGAAAGCGGATGTCGTTTATGACTCAACCAAATATATTCAGACTTCGATAGATGAGGTGGCAAAAACACTGATGGAAGCTGCTCTTATCGTGGTTATTGTCATCTTTGCATTCCTAGGTTCGATGCGTGCAATGATGATCCCGTTAGTGACGATACCACTGTCTCTTATTGGCTCCATGTTTTTTATGCTGGCAATGGGTTTTAGTATTAATATTTTGACGCTATTGGCTATGGTATTAGCCATTTCACTGGTTGTTGATGATGCCATTGTTGTGGTTGAAAACACCTTCCGTCACTTGGAAGATGGCACAGACCCTGTCAAAGCAGCCATTATTAGTGCCCGTGAAATCGCAGGCCCAGTATTCGCTATGACAATTACCTTGGCTGCAGTGTATGCCCCAATTGGTTTCATGGGCGGCTTGACCGGTAAGTTGTTTACCGAGTTTGCATTTACCCTGGTAGGTGCCGTGCTTATCTCAGGATTTTTAGCACTGACTTTAACGCCGATGATGTGTTCAAAAGTATTATCGCAAAAGACGCTTGAAGGAAAGCTGGTTAAAAAGATTGATGGCGTTATTGAAGTTGTCACTCAACATTACACTCGAATGCTGAATGTCGTCATCGATAACCGTAAGTTGGTATGGCCATTTGCCGCAACCATTTTGATAGCATTGGTATTTATGTTTACTCATACCGCTTCAGAGCTTGCGCCACAGGAAGATCAAGGCGTGATGATCATGATGGGTAAAGGTC from Shewanella sp. Choline-02u-19 encodes:
- a CDS encoding YdbH domain-containing protein: MQQSVPKTFSQTARRLLSISFGIVLSATLMTALYVGWNYQRLTIKLANHFLQPYQMQIEQLSVKPLTFTHWQVPFVSLTVNNSNIEITELDIVLGQDAAFWALSVADLRSLSAKSLKVQLDPGVLRHSATPNNDSGPTMALDFTALPEIQIGQTQFTIKGVTAAKLNMALEHLTLDQNGHFSSEISHNQHSVLALKAQLSSSEWRATTRLDLTQLQVFSADIRAAETALFPSFSDTNADANTDTQQDSSLLAPLYALQTAIQAQRIELNATLDSTITLAIKSGQLQSKHRLSQLQIRLNALAGLQLTPTLMVNDSNHALSAKKITSRAPLKQRGQLAFNIDGHLADLQLTLQPFELPIALNKQLLATSHKSAVPHQLAILLNHLDDAPLEAALAHLYQVLSSNSGTSPSKIGPVLRIKVASPLVYQLNDKALSLPTLSVAIENTKLAAVALFQDIDYESQSTLANTPTAQQGDYQLAFGWQLQASHQQNITINTLWPTLAKLPYKVAIDNASLALQGQFSAIKKQGKSAYKVSVLPQASQLTQGITLSPNNVNLDNQHDPLLTANIAETQLLWDSAAEYRFANGQTHISIPTLHYHVNSAELSQKNNDEQQIDYQLFIDTIDIALNAPISLSLDSNNSHPFITQLMRQKQINQLHLSIENLVLDKSALALKSKKSAKIKKARPLTKQTLLHLKQVELSQQLDLDSGQLSTDETWLINGLDLSSQHHYLPLKSTLSQFQLEGDWQINSDFEPIIAFFSQSNSLPESIDLNGNAALNMHYRLNSNKDTSFALTLEPNVTDIEGSFANLPFEGGNMKTQCQYDWQQVQAKNSTSSFSCDDIKLSLLAFNPGVLMTDIEAKAAVSFSTDSNQPTAESNSSSQHKLALPAELLGIKQASISLTAKGDLLNGQLLIPQFQLNLKQPSSAYFVLQHIDLEELLAVQPQVGVYADGIFDAVLPVTLENGHAAIAGGQIAARAPGGLIAVSGNPAVDQMRLSQPYLEFAFSALEHLAYSELSSSFDMDSLGNAILKVNVKGQSRGIERPIHLNYSQEENMLQLLKSLQIGNNLQNQIENSIQQ
- a CDS encoding YnbE family lipoprotein, yielding MKIFNIPKSTLSILIATYALVGCSPTVKIEPPDKPIVINLNVKIEHEIKIKIDKELDELLADDELF
- a CDS encoding YdbL family protein, which gives rise to MKSKILVLFASLLLSFNALAISLQDAKAQGFVGEQTNGYLGLVKETSDAKTLVSSINAKRKSHYQKIAKKNSISVNDVAKLAAEKAIKATKKGQYIQNTRGKWIKK
- a CDS encoding AI-2E family transporter, producing MQHNQSKLFVSNMMESAIRIGLLFILIVWTYDIIKPFVIPVLWGAIIAVALMPLTNKLEKALKGRRGLAATILALAGITLLIAPFVIVSSSLIDGISHTINVLQSGEIKIPGPTQRVADIPLIGDKLYDAWALFSTNLEKAVIHFLPQIKSTVGTMAGVLGSGVGTLVMSVISLAIAGGFMAHAEKSAAAVSTVAVKVVGKHGEEWTSLTAATIRSVLLGVVGVAFIQAVLIGSALFTFSIPAAGLFTFIIFILGIAQLPPLLVVLPLIFYVFSTQDSTPATIFTVWVLIAGVSDSFLKPMLMGRGVDVPMPVILIGAIGGMISAGIIGLFLGAVVLAIWYELFITWLNTEDGRVKATVPDNDDVNKPLVSAAPHNATDE
- a CDS encoding potassium channel family protein yields the protein MLERKINKHNNFYYMTAALVVLLLSASLVRTVADGMLESILEGIIGVTFLVCVVSLGVDKSWKHFMQTLIVVWVAAILVKRFVVVPHLDLLMLVLMFAFFWGTFSSISKQILFSGSVDTNKVVGSIALFLLLGLQWALIYLLVLAFSPDAFTGVEQIPWGQNFSKMAYFSFVTLTTLGYGDISPNTPFAQVVVYMEAIAGVFYMAIVVASLVSAGLAQKETEQEP
- a CDS encoding winged helix-turn-helix domain-containing protein, producing MTKQSYRIDNWFFIPHENKLILDEQEILIDNRLSNLLLFLCQNPKATLSRDEIIDHVWKGSILTDQVITQAIFELRKILKTNNLHLQGYIITVPKRGYKLDIDVETISAPFKPLLALQETASGTTTGSVASDAVATALPLQAASIEAETNDAIATQMKLGKDKKFEFRLSTIVASVGGVIALTAALVFYLSPSMVKPVPTQTSQYIALEPRFIQASIDNQLVNANLQNGIIFKVIEYLKYNVNYRVSFNAQDEAMAAKVVSFIVTNENGIDYVNVEYLNKISNYQHLDRKYPISENHLKHSIKVMLDDILDAFNIDIANADIDQVLAAMPNDPQALAYSLEAIGALHSSKNQFDSVLILQKALDIEPSNHYLISMSYIYQMTIAYLDKSNLALDEIKALNNEFELVIADLIAEPASFKVYEALALHALSKDLPIEAVQYLNKIPHTHNTIMTFILRAKLSESFGNPASAEEFYYQALHESGTPRVLDFAESLLFYSDLSKMKSKINSTLTTDLTD
- a CDS encoding efflux RND transporter periplasmic adaptor subunit — its product is MSKKATLISAASMLTIIVVVFGFNSFKQHMIKAKLAAYKPAPAAVTSFTVKSNDWKQNIAAVGHITADQQVNITPQLSGQIRSISFSSGDIVKQGSVLLQLDDRLLQANAKTSIANLKLSQIEYKRQLKLLKTHSTSQDSVDTAAATLATSQADVEYIKTQIDFMQVKAPFSGRVGIRQVNKGDFIQPGTTVVELQNLDEQYIDFSIPEIQLANVALGQTVTFSTDTYKGQNFVARISAIQPSVDSQSHNLDIRAKVDQSENTKKVSFISGMYIEASIDTAIEIAVIPVPNIAVTYSLYGDAVYVLKAGSKIVSKENDKLFEYKVERRSVTTGGERNGLVGVTSGLKAGELIITSNTQSLKDGAQVLVNNSRPFTQTASTTANKGEK